Proteins encoded in a region of the Variovorax sp. PAMC 28711 genome:
- a CDS encoding NADPH:quinone oxidoreductase family protein: MHAWLCENPTGVDALTWKEMPTPKPAAGEVLIEIRAASLNFPDLLIVQNKYQIKPPLPFVPGSEYAGVVQALGDGVTHLKVGQNVACLSGTGGFGTHTLAQAALCMPLPDGFNYVDAAAFIMIYATSWHALMDRAQLQAGETVLVLGAAGGVGTSAIQIAKAAGARVIAAASTDEKCALCKSIGADVTINYTTNALPNGFRDAVKAATDGKGPDIIYDPVGGDFAEPAFRSIGWRGRYLVVGFASGPIPSLPLNLTLLKGASLVGVFWGDFARREPKANAQMMAELAKWYGEGKIKPVIDSTMPMAELKAAYAHMGSRGVKGKLVMVN, translated from the coding sequence ATGCACGCATGGCTTTGCGAAAACCCGACCGGCGTCGACGCCCTCACGTGGAAAGAAATGCCGACACCCAAGCCGGCCGCGGGCGAGGTACTGATCGAAATCAGGGCCGCGAGCCTGAATTTCCCGGACTTGTTGATTGTCCAGAACAAATACCAGATCAAGCCGCCACTGCCTTTCGTGCCGGGTTCCGAATACGCAGGTGTCGTACAGGCGCTTGGCGACGGCGTGACGCACCTGAAGGTCGGCCAGAACGTGGCGTGCCTGTCGGGCACGGGTGGCTTCGGCACGCACACGCTGGCGCAGGCCGCGCTGTGCATGCCGCTGCCCGATGGCTTCAACTACGTCGATGCCGCGGCATTCATCATGATTTACGCGACCTCGTGGCACGCCCTCATGGACCGTGCGCAATTGCAGGCCGGCGAGACGGTGCTGGTGCTGGGCGCCGCGGGCGGCGTGGGCACCTCCGCAATTCAGATCGCCAAGGCGGCCGGTGCCCGCGTCATTGCAGCGGCCTCGACAGATGAAAAGTGCGCGCTGTGCAAATCGATCGGCGCAGACGTCACCATCAACTACACCACGAACGCATTGCCCAATGGCTTTCGCGATGCAGTGAAAGCAGCGACCGACGGCAAAGGCCCGGACATCATTTACGACCCGGTCGGCGGCGACTTCGCAGAACCAGCGTTCCGCTCGATTGGATGGCGCGGTCGCTATCTGGTGGTCGGCTTTGCGTCTGGCCCGATTCCTTCATTGCCGCTGAATCTGACCCTGCTGAAAGGCGCTTCATTGGTCGGTGTGTTTTGGGGCGACTTTGCGCGGCGCGAACCCAAAGCCAATGCGCAGATGATGGCCGAATTGGCGAAGTGGTACGGCGAGGGCAAGATCAAGCCGGTCATCGACAGCACGATGCCAATGGCAGAGCTGAAAGCGGCCTACGCCCACATGGGATCGCGCGGCGTCAAGGGCAAGCTGGTGATGGTGAACTGA
- the surE gene encoding 5'/3'-nucleotidase SurE → MKILISNDDGFQAPGIVALHAALQDIADVEVIAPEQNNSAKSNALTLAAPLYVREAHNGFRFVTGTPADCVHIALKGLLDYKPDLVVSGINNGANMGDDTIYSGTVGAAMEAYLFGIPAIAFSQIEKGWAHVDAAAQIARLLVQRIERERMLDGPAFLLNVNIPNKPLDQLKPLKVCRLGRRHAAEKVITQESPRGETMYWIAGAGGAKDSGEGTDFHATAAGHVALTPLQIDLTDHASLGDWRDAVARLSAADA, encoded by the coding sequence ATGAAAATCCTCATTTCCAACGACGACGGCTTCCAGGCCCCCGGCATCGTCGCGCTGCATGCAGCGCTGCAAGACATTGCCGATGTGGAGGTCATTGCACCCGAACAGAACAACAGCGCCAAGTCGAACGCGCTGACGCTCGCGGCACCGCTCTATGTGCGCGAGGCCCACAACGGTTTTCGCTTTGTGACGGGCACACCGGCCGACTGCGTGCACATCGCGCTCAAGGGGTTGCTCGACTACAAGCCCGACCTCGTGGTTTCCGGTATCAACAACGGCGCCAACATGGGCGACGACACCATCTATTCGGGGACTGTCGGGGCGGCAATGGAGGCCTATCTCTTCGGCATCCCTGCCATCGCTTTTTCGCAGATCGAAAAGGGCTGGGCGCATGTGGACGCGGCCGCGCAGATCGCGCGCTTGCTGGTGCAGCGCATCGAGCGTGAACGCATGCTCGACGGCCCTGCGTTCCTGCTCAACGTGAACATCCCGAACAAGCCGCTCGATCAACTCAAGCCGTTGAAGGTGTGTCGCCTCGGCCGTCGCCATGCGGCGGAGAAAGTGATCACGCAGGAGAGCCCGCGCGGAGAAACGATGTACTGGATCGCCGGCGCCGGCGGCGCGAAGGACAGCGGCGAAGGCACCGACTTCCACGCGACTGCGGCCGGGCATGTGGCGCTGACGCCCCTGCAGATCGACCTGACCGATCACGCCAGTCTCGGCGACTGGCGCGACGCCGTGGCGCGTCTCAGCGCAGCGGACGCCTGA
- a CDS encoding protein-L-isoaspartate(D-aspartate) O-methyltransferase, with translation MATPPRPGFPVRLTPTASAATRGRLPAAPLRPSVIATPSMASDAIRARMVQKLAVQGIGDGRVLRAMGTVERHRFVDSALVNQAYEDTSLPIGLGQTISKPNVVARMLELLLAAPALVGKPDGKLGRVLEIGTGCGYQAAVLSHVASEVYSIERLRGLHEKARVNLRHFRLATVHLILGDGMLGYPKGAPYAGIIAAAGGEAIPEAWIDQLAVGGRIVAPTHSVGGGQALVVIDKTARGLERRILEAVHFVPLKSGIA, from the coding sequence ATGGCGACGCCGCCGCGGCCCGGCTTCCCGGTCCGGCTGACGCCCACGGCCTCCGCTGCCACGCGCGGCCGGCTTCCGGCAGCGCCGCTTCGCCCGAGCGTGATTGCGACGCCCTCGATGGCATCCGATGCGATCCGCGCCCGCATGGTGCAAAAGCTCGCGGTGCAGGGCATTGGCGATGGTCGCGTGCTGCGTGCGATGGGAACGGTCGAGCGGCATCGTTTTGTCGACAGTGCGCTGGTCAATCAGGCCTACGAGGACACCAGCCTGCCGATCGGCCTTGGCCAGACCATCTCGAAGCCCAACGTGGTCGCCCGCATGCTCGAACTCCTGCTGGCAGCGCCCGCGCTGGTCGGCAAGCCCGACGGCAAACTGGGCCGTGTGCTGGAGATCGGTACCGGCTGCGGCTACCAGGCCGCCGTGTTGAGCCATGTCGCGAGCGAGGTCTACAGCATCGAACGGCTGCGCGGACTGCATGAGAAGGCACGCGTTAATTTGCGCCATTTCCGTCTGGCGACCGTGCACCTGATCCTGGGAGACGGCATGCTCGGCTATCCGAAGGGCGCGCCTTACGCCGGCATCATCGCGGCAGCGGGCGGCGAGGCGATTCCGGAGGCCTGGATCGACCAGCTTGCCGTGGGTGGCCGCATCGTGGCGCCCACCCATTCCGTCGGCGGAGGGCAGGCCCTCGTCGTCATCGACAAAACCGCACGGGGACTCGAGCGCCGCATTCTGGAAGCGGTTCACTTTGTCCCTCTAAAATCCGGGATTGCTTGA
- a CDS encoding peptidoglycan DD-metalloendopeptidase family protein yields the protein MQGIGNRSWVTGVALVLTLVIAGCAAPRGPAPVEDRGTMGRGPGALPATPGGPLITVDANGKPLAGIENYGKPGYYAVRPGDTIRRIGTESGQRWQDIARWNNLDNPDLIEVGQVLRVIPPGATAPGSTVAAAPAANGVVTAPVAQSSIAPAAGAITAPSGAASAAVKPPVTTSSVAPAAAASGDEDVGWIWPVRGPLIAGFDEAKNKGLDIGGKVGDPVMAAADGRVVYAGAGLRGYGNLIILKHNNTYLTAYAHNQTLLVKEDQSVQKGQKIAEMGSSDADRVKLHFEIRRQGKPVDPARYLPAR from the coding sequence ATGCAGGGAATTGGCAATCGGAGCTGGGTCACCGGCGTGGCGCTGGTCTTGACGCTCGTGATCGCGGGCTGCGCCGCACCGCGCGGACCGGCACCGGTCGAAGATCGCGGAACCATGGGTCGCGGGCCGGGTGCGCTACCCGCCACGCCAGGGGGGCCGCTGATCACCGTCGATGCCAATGGCAAGCCATTGGCCGGCATCGAGAATTACGGCAAGCCCGGTTACTACGCCGTGCGCCCGGGTGACACCATCCGCCGCATCGGCACCGAGAGCGGCCAACGCTGGCAGGACATCGCCCGCTGGAACAACCTCGACAACCCCGACCTGATCGAAGTGGGTCAGGTACTGCGCGTGATTCCGCCCGGTGCCACCGCACCAGGCAGCACGGTTGCAGCGGCGCCTGCGGCGAACGGCGTGGTCACTGCGCCGGTCGCGCAGTCGTCCATTGCCCCTGCCGCCGGTGCAATCACCGCACCGTCTGGCGCCGCGAGTGCCGCGGTCAAGCCGCCCGTTACGACTTCGTCTGTCGCACCTGCAGCCGCTGCGTCGGGCGACGAAGACGTGGGCTGGATCTGGCCCGTGCGCGGCCCGCTGATCGCCGGCTTCGACGAGGCCAAGAACAAGGGCCTCGACATCGGTGGCAAGGTCGGCGATCCGGTGATGGCGGCAGCCGATGGCCGTGTCGTGTACGCCGGGGCCGGGCTGCGTGGCTATGGCAACCTGATCATCCTGAAACACAACAACACCTACCTCACCGCCTATGCGCACAACCAGACGCTGCTGGTGAAGGAAGACCAGTCGGTGCAAAAGGGCCAGAAGATTGCCGAGATGGGCAGCAGCGATGCCGACCGCGTCAAGCTGCACTTCGAAATCCGTCGCCAGGGCAAGCCGGTCGATCCGGCGCGCTACCTGCCGGCGCGCTAG
- the rlmD gene encoding 23S rRNA (uracil(1939)-C(5))-methyltransferase RlmD, producing MTEPTDDSKPTKTYPEPEWLNVESLDLEAQGVAHNAAGMVTFIEGALPFEEVQFNVHRRKNNWEQGVVTAIRRESAQRVTPGCPHFGLHTGACGGCKMQHLDAAAQVAVKQRALEDNLWHLGKVKPENMLRPLEGPSWHYRYRARLSVRHVVKKGTVLIGFHERKSRYLADMQVCPVLPKQVSAMLMPLRALIGSMDARETLPQIELACGDAPGTTGLGVIALVLRHLAPLSGADIARLKAFAGQHPGVQWWLQAKGPETVKLLEEGGTPLAYELPAYGITMPFRPTDFTQVNPHINRSLVSRALRLLDVQPDERVIDWFCGLGNFTLPLASRAREVLGIEGSDVLVARATDNFKRNEAATPSRRALSATRFVARDLFEMTPAMLVADGAADKWLVDPPREGAFALAKAIAELHEQPELRTDGWTPPKRIVYVSCNPSTLARDAGVLVNQGGYRCSHTGVVNMFPHTAHVESIAVFELQ from the coding sequence ATGACGGAACCCACTGACGACAGCAAACCAACGAAGACCTATCCCGAGCCCGAGTGGCTGAACGTCGAATCGCTCGACCTCGAAGCCCAGGGCGTCGCACACAACGCGGCCGGCATGGTCACCTTCATCGAAGGTGCCTTGCCATTCGAAGAGGTGCAGTTCAACGTGCACCGCCGCAAGAACAACTGGGAGCAGGGCGTGGTGACGGCCATCCGCCGCGAGTCCGCACAACGCGTGACGCCCGGCTGCCCGCATTTCGGCCTGCACACCGGTGCGTGCGGCGGTTGCAAGATGCAGCACCTCGATGCCGCTGCGCAGGTCGCCGTGAAGCAACGCGCACTGGAAGACAACCTGTGGCACCTGGGCAAAGTCAAGCCCGAGAACATGCTTCGCCCGCTCGAGGGGCCATCGTGGCATTACCGCTACCGCGCGCGACTTTCGGTGCGGCACGTGGTCAAGAAGGGCACGGTACTCATCGGTTTTCACGAGCGAAAGAGCCGATACCTCGCCGACATGCAGGTGTGCCCTGTGCTGCCCAAGCAGGTGAGCGCCATGCTGATGCCGCTGCGCGCGCTGATCGGCTCGATGGACGCGCGCGAGACGCTGCCCCAGATCGAGCTGGCATGCGGCGACGCCCCCGGCACCACCGGGCTGGGCGTGATCGCGCTGGTGCTGCGTCACCTCGCGCCGCTGTCGGGTGCCGACATCGCACGCCTCAAGGCGTTTGCCGGGCAGCACCCCGGCGTGCAGTGGTGGCTCCAGGCCAAGGGGCCCGAAACGGTCAAGTTGCTGGAGGAGGGCGGGACGCCGCTCGCGTACGAGCTGCCGGCCTATGGCATCACGATGCCGTTCAGGCCGACCGACTTCACGCAGGTCAACCCGCACATCAACCGCTCGCTCGTGAGCCGGGCGCTGCGTTTGCTCGACGTGCAGCCCGACGAGCGGGTGATCGACTGGTTCTGTGGCCTTGGCAACTTCACGCTCCCGCTCGCGAGCCGCGCGCGCGAAGTGCTCGGCATCGAAGGCAGCGACGTCCTGGTGGCGCGCGCGACCGACAATTTCAAGCGAAATGAAGCTGCCACGCCTTCGCGCCGGGCGCTCAGTGCCACGCGGTTCGTGGCACGCGATCTGTTCGAGATGACGCCGGCCATGCTGGTCGCCGACGGTGCGGCCGACAAGTGGCTGGTCGATCCGCCGCGCGAAGGCGCGTTCGCGCTGGCGAAAGCGATCGCGGAACTGCACGAGCAGCCGGAACTTCGCACCGACGGCTGGACGCCACCGAAGCGCATCGTCTACGTGAGCTGCAACCCGTCGACGCTGGCGCGCGATGCGGGTGTTCTGGTGAACCAAGGCGGCTATCGCTGCAGCCACACCGGGGTGGTCAACATGTTCCCGCACACCGCGCACGTGGAATCGATCGCCGTATTCGAGCTGCAATGA
- a CDS encoding Bax inhibitor-1/YccA family protein encodes MNDRITTLDTTPGEGAFGQTLPQADRQRVLRNTYWLLALSMIPTVLGAWVGVATGITAALTGGLGLVVFLVGAFGFMFAIEKTKNSAAGVPVLLAFTFFMGLMLARMISMVLGFKNGSELIMTAFGGTAGVFFVMATLATVIKRDLSGMGKFLFVGVLVLFVGSIVNIFVGSSTGMLVISVAAIGIFSAYMLYDLKQIIDGGETNYISATLALYLDLFNVFQSLLALLGIFGGERD; translated from the coding sequence ATGAACGACCGCATCACGACTCTCGACACCACCCCAGGCGAAGGCGCATTCGGCCAGACATTGCCGCAGGCCGATCGCCAGCGCGTCCTGCGCAACACCTACTGGCTGCTCGCGCTCAGCATGATCCCGACCGTGCTCGGCGCATGGGTGGGCGTCGCAACGGGCATCACCGCGGCGCTGACGGGCGGGCTTGGCCTCGTCGTCTTCTTGGTCGGTGCCTTCGGCTTCATGTTCGCTATCGAAAAGACGAAGAATTCCGCGGCCGGCGTGCCGGTGCTGCTGGCCTTCACCTTCTTTATGGGTCTGATGCTCGCGCGCATGATTTCCATGGTGCTGGGCTTCAAGAACGGCTCCGAACTCATCATGACGGCGTTCGGCGGCACCGCCGGCGTCTTCTTCGTGATGGCGACGCTCGCGACGGTCATCAAGCGCGACCTGTCGGGCATGGGCAAGTTCCTGTTTGTCGGTGTGTTGGTGCTGTTCGTGGGCAGCATCGTGAACATCTTTGTCGGCTCCAGCACCGGCATGCTTGTGATCTCGGTGGCCGCCATCGGCATCTTCTCTGCCTACATGCTGTACGACCTGAAGCAGATCATCGACGGTGGCGAGACCAACTACATCAGCGCCACGCTCGCGCTCTATCTCGACCTGTTCAATGTGTTCCAGAGCCTGCTGGCGTTGCTCGGCATCTTCGGCGGCGAGCGCGACTGA
- a CDS encoding GlcG/HbpS family heme-binding protein, whose amino-acid sequence MKTKAVLELADIKTIAAAAEAEALKNNWAVTIAIVDDGGHLLWLQRLDGAPAISSLIGPAKAHTAAVGRRDSKVYEDIINGGRTAFLTVPGVSGLLEGGVPIVKDGNVIGAVGVSGVKSNEDAQIAKAGIAALGL is encoded by the coding sequence ATGAAAACCAAAGCTGTCCTCGAACTTGCCGACATCAAGACCATCGCCGCCGCCGCCGAAGCGGAAGCGTTGAAGAACAACTGGGCCGTGACGATCGCGATCGTCGACGACGGAGGCCACTTGCTGTGGCTGCAGCGCCTGGACGGCGCCCCGGCCATCTCCTCCCTCATCGGCCCGGCCAAGGCCCATACGGCCGCCGTGGGTCGCCGCGACAGCAAGGTCTACGAAGACATCATCAACGGCGGGCGTACCGCATTCCTGACGGTGCCGGGTGTGAGCGGCCTGCTCGAGGGCGGCGTGCCGATCGTGAAGGACGGCAATGTGATCGGTGCCGTGGGTGTCAGCGGCGTGAAGTCGAACGAAGACGCGCAGATCGCCAAGGCTGGCATCGCGGCCCTCGGCCTCTGA
- the hemP gene encoding hemin uptake protein HemP, producing MQTPAAFSVLNHPSLDNSGRGSAATAQSNPSAALVESADLLKGSKTVGILHNGSLYRLQATKLGKLILTK from the coding sequence ATGCAAACCCCTGCTGCCTTCTCTGTTCTGAACCACCCATCGCTCGACAACTCGGGCCGTGGAAGCGCTGCGACTGCGCAGTCGAATCCGTCGGCTGCACTGGTCGAAAGTGCCGACCTGCTGAAGGGCAGCAAGACAGTCGGCATCCTGCACAACGGATCCCTCTACCGGCTTCAAGCCACCAAACTGGGCAAGCTGATCCTGACGAAGTAA
- a CDS encoding ExbD/TolR family protein, with protein sequence MAFGTQDEPDEVMNEINMTPLVDVMLVLLIIFIITVPVMKHAVNIDLPRATSEPEVTKPQNILFTVAADGSYYWNENKIDDSALPALLGAEAAKEPQPELHIRGDKAVRYERVAKAMSEAREAGVRKIGFITEPDNK encoded by the coding sequence ATGGCTTTCGGAACGCAAGACGAACCCGATGAGGTGATGAACGAGATCAACATGACGCCGCTGGTCGACGTCATGCTGGTGTTGCTCATCATCTTCATCATCACCGTGCCGGTGATGAAACATGCGGTCAACATCGACCTTCCGCGCGCCACGAGCGAGCCGGAAGTGACCAAGCCGCAGAACATCCTGTTCACCGTGGCTGCCGATGGCAGCTACTACTGGAACGAGAACAAGATCGACGACAGCGCACTCCCTGCGCTGCTCGGCGCAGAGGCCGCCAAGGAACCGCAACCCGAGTTGCACATCCGTGGCGACAAGGCGGTGCGTTACGAGCGCGTGGCCAAGGCCATGTCGGAGGCGCGCGAAGCGGGCGTGCGCAAGATCGGCTTCATTACCGAGCCCGACAACAAGTAA
- a CDS encoding MotA/TolQ/ExbB proton channel family protein yields the protein MNSQFGLMNVWSQGDFVTKAVAVLLIVMSLASWIVILTKAIDVVKYKRLARRSSDFWHSEDFATALEKLGKDDTNPFRALALEGREATAHHRNTKAHLHDTLDVSDWVTRSLRNGIDEFTAKLQTGLAILASVGSTAPFIGLFGTVWGIYHALMAIGSAGQATIDKVAGPIGEALIMTALGLAVAIPAVLGYNALVRGNKFVLTKLNSFAHDLHAYFVTGARVQSGSGESIVVPLKKG from the coding sequence ATGAACTCTCAATTTGGCCTGATGAACGTTTGGAGCCAGGGTGACTTTGTCACCAAGGCCGTCGCCGTGTTGCTCATCGTCATGTCTCTCGCGTCGTGGATCGTGATCCTCACCAAGGCGATCGACGTCGTGAAGTACAAGCGGCTCGCGCGCCGCTCGTCCGATTTCTGGCACAGCGAAGATTTCGCTACAGCGCTCGAGAAGCTCGGCAAGGACGACACCAATCCGTTCCGTGCCCTGGCCCTCGAAGGTCGCGAAGCGACTGCACACCACCGCAACACCAAGGCCCATCTGCATGACACGCTCGACGTGAGCGACTGGGTCACGCGCAGCCTGCGCAATGGCATCGATGAATTCACCGCAAAGTTGCAAACCGGTCTGGCGATCCTGGCGTCGGTCGGGTCGACCGCCCCGTTCATCGGTCTCTTCGGCACGGTCTGGGGCATCTATCACGCGCTCATGGCCATCGGTTCGGCCGGCCAGGCGACCATTGACAAGGTCGCCGGCCCGATCGGCGAAGCACTCATCATGACTGCGCTCGGTCTGGCGGTCGCGATTCCTGCGGTGCTCGGCTACAACGCGCTGGTGCGCGGCAACAAGTTCGTGCTGACCAAGCTCAACAGCTTCGCGCACGACCTGCACGCTTACTTCGTGACCGGCGCCCGCGTGCAGAGCGGCAGCGGCGAATCGATCGTCGTGCCCCTCAAGAAAGGCTGA
- a CDS encoding energy transducer TonB: protein MPTPDAPVGVVAPPPPAPPVPAPPAPPAPPAPPPAPPAPKLVELSQGQVQWVRKPNPVYPSISRKLNETGTVIVAVYFSSAGTVKRTALAKSSGFDRLDRAAIEAIQQSQITPLAGGNEETTRLFNAPISFSLSE from the coding sequence GTGCCCACGCCCGATGCGCCGGTCGGCGTGGTCGCGCCGCCACCGCCTGCCCCGCCGGTGCCCGCACCACCAGCCCCTCCTGCGCCACCCGCGCCACCGCCTGCACCGCCTGCGCCGAAGCTGGTCGAGCTGAGCCAGGGTCAAGTGCAATGGGTGCGCAAGCCGAACCCGGTGTACCCGTCGATCAGCCGAAAGCTGAACGAAACAGGCACTGTCATCGTCGCGGTCTACTTCAGTAGCGCCGGTACGGTGAAGCGAACCGCGCTGGCGAAATCCAGCGGATTCGACCGCCTCGACCGCGCAGCGATCGAAGCCATCCAGCAATCCCAGATCACTCCTCTCGCAGGCGGCAATGAAGAAACGACACGTTTGTTCAACGCCCCGATCAGTTTCTCCCTCTCCGAATAG
- a CDS encoding (2Fe-2S)-binding protein: MIVCVCRRISDREIARHARAGMTFDEVQFELGVATQCGQCEGCARDVIAQCSASHPVAALHRETGVMAIQLATSITESKAWNSSRHSAAA, translated from the coding sequence ATGATCGTTTGCGTTTGCCGCCGAATCTCTGATCGCGAAATCGCGCGCCATGCGCGTGCCGGAATGACGTTCGACGAAGTGCAATTCGAACTCGGTGTGGCCACCCAGTGTGGCCAGTGCGAAGGATGCGCCCGCGACGTCATCGCGCAGTGCAGTGCCTCGCATCCAGTGGCCGCATTGCACCGGGAAACCGGCGTCATGGCGATCCAGCTTGCCACCTCCATCACGGAAAGCAAGGCATGGAACTCTTCTCGGCACTCGGCGGCAGCCTGA
- a CDS encoding Fe2+-dependent dioxygenase has product MMLHVPDVLTPEEVREVRSALETADWMDGRQTVGEQGARVKRNRQLSEHSPRGHELAKTVLTALARSALFHSAALPLRFVPPLFNCYEGGEHYGLHVDGSVRSIPGTGEQLRTDLSCTLFLSDPDDYDGGELEVVDTYGAHEVKLPAGDLILYPSSSLHQVHPVTRGARVCSFFWLQSLVRDNAQRGMLFELDQTLQALRATHGESAETVALTGHYHNLLRLWAEV; this is encoded by the coding sequence ATGATGTTGCATGTGCCCGATGTATTGACGCCCGAGGAGGTGCGTGAGGTGCGCTCCGCCCTCGAGACCGCGGACTGGATGGACGGTCGACAAACCGTCGGCGAACAAGGCGCCAGGGTCAAACGCAACCGACAGTTGTCCGAGCATTCGCCCAGGGGTCACGAACTCGCGAAAACAGTGCTGACCGCGCTGGCGCGCAGTGCCCTCTTTCACTCGGCGGCGCTGCCGCTGCGCTTCGTGCCGCCGCTCTTCAACTGCTACGAAGGCGGCGAGCACTACGGCCTGCATGTCGACGGCTCGGTCCGCTCGATTCCGGGCACCGGCGAGCAGTTGCGCACCGACCTGTCGTGCACGCTCTTCCTGAGCGATCCGGACGACTACGACGGCGGCGAACTCGAGGTCGTCGACACCTACGGTGCGCACGAGGTCAAGCTGCCGGCCGGCGACCTCATCCTCTATCCCTCCAGCAGCCTCCACCAGGTGCATCCGGTGACGCGCGGCGCGCGCGTGTGTTCATTCTTCTGGCTTCAGAGCTTGGTCCGGGACAACGCGCAGCGCGGCATGCTCTTCGAGCTGGACCAGACCCTTCAGGCTCTGCGCGCCACGCATGGCGAATCGGCCGAGACCGTGGCGCTCACCGGTCACTATCACAACCTGCTGAGACTCTGGGCGGAGGTATAG